The following DNA comes from uncultured Devosia sp..
GTGGCAGCATGGTCGACCTCGCCGCTTCACCCGGGAATGTCGAAATCTCGCAGTCACTGTCTGGCCTCGATCGGTCCAAGACCTATAGTATCAGTTTCGAGGTCGGTTCGCCCAATCCTGCTTCCGCAGGGCTGGAAGTTTATTGGAACGGGGTCAAGATTGGCACCGGCCTGGTCATCACCAACAAGATGACCCTCGTCACTTTGACGGGTCTGGCGCCCGATGATCTTGGCAACGGCACGCTCAGCTTCAAGGAAGTCGGTTCTCCCGACAATACCGGTACCTATCTGGCCAATATCGCGCTGACGCTGGCTGGTGCCGTCGATCTGCCCGTTCTGACTGGCCAGATGGGCGACGACGCGGCCGACACATTCGACCTCAAGGATGGCGCCCAGTTCCAGTTTGGTGCCGATGGCGCGGGCTCGGTGACCTTCGATAGCGGTGCAGCCATTCTTGCCGGCCCGTCTGGCATCAGCTTGGGCAAGCCGACCATCAGCTACGATCAGGCGACGGGAAAGCTCACCATCACTCCCGTCGCCGACACCAATAAGCTTGCCCAGAGCGAGATGGCGACGCTGACCATTCCTTTCTCGGTCCAGGACCAGGATGGCGATATCCGCACAGGGCTCTATCAGGTCGTCATCACAGGGGCTAATGACGCACCCGAAATCTACGCGGAGAAGAGCACCGACGCCTCCGCTACACTGATCGAAACCGATGCCGGTCTGGTGTCCAATGGCACTCTGACGGTCCTGGATATCGACAGCACGAGCAAGGTTCGGGCAGAGGTCACCCTCACTACCGCCAGCAATGCCGGCTATTCGGTGGTCGGAGCAGAGACATTCTTCTCCCTGACGAAGACGACGCTCACCGATGCCGACGAGGGCCATCACAACCTCGGCTGGAAATTCGACCCCGGCAAACAGGCCTTCGACTTCCTGCCGAAAGGTGCCGAGCTGGTCTTGACCTATACGATCAAGGTCACCGACGAACTGGGTGCGTCCGATAGCCAGGAGGTGACCATAACCATCACCGGCACCAATGACGCCGCCGTCATTAGCGGAAAAAGCAGTGGTGCGGTGACCGAAGACAGCGCGATAACCACGGCCAGCGGCCAGCTGTTTGCCGCCGATGTCGACAATCCGGCCAATACCTTCCAGGCCCAGTCCAATGTCGGCAGCACCTATGGCAAGTTCTCCATCGGCACGGATGGCAAGTGGGTCTATACGCTCGACAATGCCAATCCGGCGGTCCATGACCTCAATACGGGCAAGCAACTGACGGACACATTCACCATTAAAAGCGTAGATGGCACGCCCCAGATCGTGACGGTCACGATCAACGGCACGACGGACAATACTGCGCCCGTCATCACCGCGCCCGGCCAGATTGGCTATTTCACCAACACCTTCGCCTCCCCCGGCGGCTGGGAGAACGTGACCTATATCAACCGCTTAGTCATTGCGGACAAGGAGCAGGTCAACGGCCCAATAACCCTGCGGCTGTCCCTCAAGGATGGCACGCTCGAAGGCTCGTCAGCCGATGGCGTCTCTGTGTCGGGCAATGGCACCAGGGTGCTGACCCTGACCGGCCAGATTGCCGACATCAACGCCTTCATAGCGACCAATGGGGTGGAATTCGATCCCGACCTCGGCTGGCCCTTTGCCGGCCTTGACGACAGGCTGACCGTGACCGTGGATGACGGTCATGGCGGCGTGGCGACCAGTGTCGTCGCCATCAAGCATTCCTCCGATCTGCGCCATGACTGGTCCGGCTGGAATCTCAATGACGTGACCGTCTCGTACGAGGACAACAAAAACGACACTGTCGTCACCTCTTGGAGCCACGGTCCGTCCGGTTGGGTCCTGTATGATGGCGGCGAACGCTACGAATGGAAGTGGGAGGGGTGGAGCCTAAAACGCGAGGACGTGTCCAACGACCAGATCACCCTGGTCACGACCGCCGATCAACTGAGCGAGATTCTCGTCAGCACCGCGCATCGCAACGAGCTGGACAACTTCCTGTCCAGTCCCGAAGATGATCTCGACCTAAGGGGTGCGGCCTGGAATGCCGTCGTCACGGGCTTCGAAAAGGCGCAGCTCGCCATAGTAACGGGTCCGAACAGCCACGTCGTCTATGCCCCAGCCAGTGGCGGCCTCGCCGATCTCGCAAGTGCGGGGGACAACAAGGACAACCTGCTGATCGCCAAGCTTGGTGGCAGTGTCCTCGATAGCGGTAAGGGTCATGACATTCTCGTCGGTCGCGACGGTGCCGATACGCTCAAGGGCG
Coding sequences within:
- a CDS encoding VCBS domain-containing protein; this translates as TVTDQDGDSTPFNAGWLQVDIKDDAPVVTGAADIGTLTETGQPLVSSTFGDLRVDIGADKGATHVEFAASAVTELQALGLTSDAVALDYELRDNGFGGQEIVAFKPGASSSEPVFIIGVYKPASFAATLFQNVDHATGSDNLALKLGARIFDADGDYADTSFIINIKDDAPTIIQQPADYNLLTNGDFSQGGLSTTGYGHDFTGPMGWTVKGTTPGHESVKLEAPGNGYLGMSTSTGGSMVDLAASPGNVEISQSLSGLDRSKTYSISFEVGSPNPASAGLEVYWNGVKIGTGLVITNKMTLVTLTGLAPDDLGNGTLSFKEVGSPDNTGTYLANIALTLAGAVDLPVLTGQMGDDAADTFDLKDGAQFQFGADGAGSVTFDSGAAILAGPSGISLGKPTISYDQATGKLTITPVADTNKLAQSEMATLTIPFSVQDQDGDIRTGLYQVVITGANDAPEIYAEKSTDASATLIETDAGLVSNGTLTVLDIDSTSKVRAEVTLTTASNAGYSVVGAETFFSLTKTTLTDADEGHHNLGWKFDPGKQAFDFLPKGAELVLTYTIKVTDELGASDSQEVTITITGTNDAAVISGKSSGAVTEDSAITTASGQLFAADVDNPANTFQAQSNVGSTYGKFSIGTDGKWVYTLDNANPAVHDLNTGKQLTDTFTIKSVDGTPQIVTVTINGTTDNTAPVITAPGQIGYFTNTFASPGGWENVTYINRLVIADKEQVNGPITLRLSLKDGTLEGSSADGVSVSGNGTRVLTLTGQIADINAFIATNGVEFDPDLGWPFAGLDDRLTVTVDDGHGGVATSVVAIKHSSDLRHDWSGWNLNDVTVSYEDNKNDTVVTSWSHGPSGWVLYDGGERYEWKWEGWSLKREDVSNDQITLVTTADQLSEILVSTAHRNELDNFLSSPEDDLDLRGAAWNAVVTGFEKAQLAIVTGPNSHVVYAPASGGLADLASAGDNKDNLLIAKLGGSVLDSGKGHDILVGRDGADTLKGGEGNDLLLGGAGNDRLHGGAGNDILVGGAGKDSFVFAEDGKNNSDTIADFAIGEDEIDLSALLDGSSLTQATVGDHLRLNHTGDDAVLQIRTNGNTNGNSWSDVAVLSGHGTPGTTIDIKIDDHDFTIKVI